One Flavobacterium sp. 90 DNA segment encodes these proteins:
- a CDS encoding AI-2E family transporter, with translation MIQSIKLPFYAKIACILISLISFAYIFCIAKDIITPVLMAFLFAVLLLPVFTFLKTKFKFPRHLAAICCVLLFAAFIVGILVFISYEVTDMANDFDTIKKNANTFITDIHKFIKDNFHVSIGEQKKYIDNVTKDSVQNGKATIGSAIVSITDLLLDCTIIPIYTFLFLLYKDHFILFLAKLIDKENHSILKDILSQIKLSINNYIVSLIIEMIVVSALTSLGLWIIGIKYFILLGLITGILNVIPYIGILIAGIITVLASLTGSAETSIILGILIVNIIVQLIDNNLIVPLIINSKVEINAFVSIIGIIVGGASAGISGMFLAIPLLAILKIIFDRIESLEPWGYVMGNHMPKKFTWRIRKVNAES, from the coding sequence ATGATTCAGTCAATTAAGTTGCCATTCTACGCAAAAATTGCGTGTATATTAATAAGTTTGATTTCTTTTGCTTATATATTTTGCATTGCAAAAGATATTATTACGCCAGTCTTAATGGCCTTTTTGTTTGCTGTTTTATTGCTTCCGGTATTTACTTTTTTAAAAACAAAATTCAAGTTTCCAAGGCATCTTGCGGCGATTTGCTGTGTTTTACTTTTTGCTGCTTTTATCGTCGGAATATTGGTTTTTATATCTTATGAAGTAACGGATATGGCAAATGATTTTGACACCATAAAAAAGAATGCAAATACTTTTATAACCGATATTCATAAATTTATTAAAGATAATTTTCATGTAAGTATTGGCGAACAGAAAAAATACATTGATAATGTAACGAAAGATTCTGTTCAGAACGGAAAAGCCACAATCGGTTCGGCAATTGTATCGATTACGGATTTACTCTTGGATTGTACCATTATTCCAATTTATACTTTTTTGTTTTTACTATATAAAGATCATTTTATACTTTTTCTGGCTAAATTGATTGACAAAGAAAACCATAGTATTTTAAAAGATATATTATCTCAAATAAAACTTTCCATAAACAATTATATCGTCAGCTTAATTATTGAAATGATTGTTGTCTCAGCTTTAACAAGTTTAGGACTTTGGATTATTGGTATCAAATATTTTATTCTCTTGGGATTAATAACCGGAATTCTAAACGTGATTCCGTATATCGGAATCCTGATTGCTGGTATTATTACTGTTCTGGCATCTTTGACAGGATCTGCCGAAACATCAATTATCTTAGGAATTCTTATCGTAAATATTATTGTGCAATTAATCGATAATAATCTAATTGTACCTTTAATTATCAATTCTAAAGTAGAAATTAATGCTTTTGTATCTATTATCGGAATTATAGTTGGTGGTGCTTCTGCAGGAATTTCCGGGATGTTTTTAGCCATTCCGCTTTTAGCGATTTTAAAAATTATTTTTGACCGAATAGAATCACTAGAACCCTGGGGTTATGTTATGGGAAATCATATGCCTAAAAAATTTACATGGAGAATTAGGAAAGTTAATGCTGAGAGTTAA
- a CDS encoding mechanosensitive ion channel family protein: MFSFKEYSQEILSTIIILFALVALRVIIAKLIRRYASSSQLLEHRTNLVIKYIHILMNILVTISLIVIWGVETKDIFITVSSIATVIGVAMFAQWSILSNITSGMILFFSFPFRIGDTIKIHDKDFPIEAEIEDISAFHVNLKTKEGEKIIFPNNLLLQKGISIMPTHYEDKEFFD; the protein is encoded by the coding sequence ATGTTTTCTTTTAAAGAATATAGTCAGGAAATTTTAAGTACTATAATTATCTTGTTTGCTTTAGTAGCATTGAGAGTTATTATTGCAAAATTAATCCGTCGTTACGCCAGTTCAAGTCAATTATTAGAACATCGAACCAATTTGGTAATCAAGTACATTCACATTCTTATGAATATACTGGTTACGATTAGTCTGATTGTAATTTGGGGCGTTGAAACTAAGGATATTTTTATAACGGTTTCGTCAATTGCAACCGTTATTGGTGTTGCAATGTTTGCACAATGGTCTATTTTGAGCAATATTACTTCCGGAATGATTTTATTTTTCTCTTTTCCATTTAGAATTGGAGATACAATCAAAATTCACGACAAAGATTTTCCTATAGAAGCTGAAATCGAAGACATTAGCGCTTTCCACGTGAATTTAAAAACTAAAGAAGGCGAAAAAATCATTTTTCCGAACAATCTACTATTACAAAAAGGTATTTCGATTATGCCGACGCACTACGAAGACAAGGAATTCTTTGACTAA
- a CDS encoding Maf-like protein: MLKEKLKKYTIILASGSPRRQQFFKDLNLDFEIRLKDIEEIYPPELKAVEITDYLAELKASAFEGELKENEILVTSDTIVWHNDKALGKPKDADEAFAMIKSMSNATHDVITSVCFKTSTTSTLLHDITKVTFNDLSDEAILYYIENYKPYDKAGAYGIQEWFGFMAVAKVEGSYTNVMGLPTAKVYEYLSTLV; the protein is encoded by the coding sequence ATGCTTAAAGAAAAACTAAAAAAATACACGATAATTCTCGCATCAGGATCACCAAGAAGACAACAATTCTTTAAGGACTTAAATCTTGATTTTGAAATCAGATTAAAAGATATCGAAGAAATATATCCGCCTGAATTAAAAGCGGTAGAAATCACTGATTATTTAGCTGAACTAAAAGCAAGCGCCTTTGAAGGTGAACTAAAAGAAAACGAAATCTTAGTAACCAGCGATACGATCGTTTGGCACAACGATAAAGCTTTAGGGAAACCAAAAGATGCTGATGAAGCTTTTGCAATGATCAAATCAATGTCGAATGCAACACACGATGTAATTACTTCTGTTTGCTTCAAAACAAGCACTACTTCTACCCTTTTGCATGATATTACAAAAGTAACTTTCAATGATTTGTCTGACGAAGCAATTTTGTATTATATCGAAAACTACAAACCTTATGACAAAGCCGGTGCTTATGGCATCCAGGAATGGTTTGGTTTTATGGCAGTTGCAAAAGTAGAAGGTTCTTATACCAATGTTATGGGATTGCCTACGGCTAAAGTTTACGAATATTTGAGTACTTTAGTGTAA
- a CDS encoding geranylgeranylglycerol-phosphate geranylgeranyltransferase → MKFLKLIRYQNLLMLAFMQVLFRYAFLKQQNIPLALTDLQYGLLVLSTVLLAAAGYVINNIYDVATDTINKPQDVVIGKGISETAAYNIYIGLNITGVAIGFYLSNVILRPGFATIFILIASMLYFYSTTLKQIMIVGNVVVALTLSLSVIIIGVFDIFPATSPENKAQMASLFSILTDYALFAFMINFIREIVKDIEDVNGDYNQGMNTLPIAIGISRAAKIALGFAIIPFILSLLYINTYFLKNNLIFVTLYAFAFVLAPLLYFIVKIFGAKTPKEFHHLSTVLKLILFFGILSILVITLNIHYNA, encoded by the coding sequence ATGAAATTCCTCAAACTCATTCGTTATCAAAATTTACTGATGCTTGCTTTTATGCAGGTTTTATTTCGTTATGCTTTTTTAAAACAGCAAAATATTCCTTTGGCACTAACTGATCTTCAGTATGGATTATTGGTTTTGAGCACCGTTTTATTGGCTGCAGCGGGTTATGTAATCAATAATATATATGACGTTGCAACAGATACAATAAATAAGCCTCAGGATGTTGTGATTGGTAAAGGAATTTCTGAAACTGCGGCTTATAATATCTATATAGGTTTGAATATTACGGGAGTTGCTATAGGTTTTTATTTATCGAATGTGATTTTGAGACCTGGTTTTGCAACAATCTTTATTCTGATTGCTTCAATGCTTTATTTTTACTCTACAACATTAAAACAGATTATGATTGTAGGTAATGTTGTTGTGGCATTAACGCTTTCGCTAAGCGTAATTATTATTGGAGTTTTTGATATTTTTCCGGCAACTAGTCCTGAAAATAAAGCGCAAATGGCAAGTTTATTTTCGATTCTTACTGATTATGCTTTGTTTGCTTTTATGATTAATTTTATACGCGAAATAGTTAAAGATATCGAAGATGTAAATGGGGATTACAATCAAGGAATGAATACGTTACCAATTGCAATTGGAATAAGCCGTGCAGCAAAAATAGCTTTGGGATTTGCTATAATTCCGTTTATTTTATCCTTGCTTTATATCAATACTTATTTCCTTAAAAACAATCTTATTTTTGTTACGCTTTATGCATTTGCTTTTGTTTTAGCGCCGTTATTGTATTTTATTGTAAAGATTTTTGGAGCAAAAACTCCAAAAGAATTTCACCATTTAAGTACGGTTTTAAAACTGATTTTGTTTTTCGGAATTTTATCAATTCTGGTTATTACCTTAAATATTCATTACAATGCTTAA
- a CDS encoding HAD-IIIA family hydrolase: protein MAKHFKEIMNDITTFVFDVDGVLTDSSVFVTNEGEMLRTMNIRDGYAMKAAVESGFNVCIISGGSNEGVRIRLRNLGINDIHLGVPDKVATFKEYTETYNIKPEQVLYMGDDIPDFHVMKLVGLPTCPQDASPEIKNICRYVSHVKGGRGAARDVIEQVMKVQGKWMEYFNGKHD, encoded by the coding sequence ATGGCAAAACATTTTAAAGAGATAATGAACGACATCACAACTTTTGTTTTTGATGTTGATGGCGTACTTACAGATAGTTCGGTTTTTGTAACCAATGAAGGCGAAATGCTTCGCACGATGAATATTCGTGATGGTTATGCAATGAAAGCGGCTGTTGAAAGTGGTTTTAATGTTTGTATTATTTCTGGCGGAAGCAACGAAGGTGTTCGCATTAGACTTCGTAATTTAGGAATCAACGATATTCATTTAGGAGTTCCTGACAAGGTTGCAACTTTTAAGGAATACACAGAAACTTACAATATAAAACCAGAGCAAGTGTTGTATATGGGCGATGATATTCCTGATTTTCATGTAATGAAATTAGTAGGATTGCCAACTTGCCCGCAAGATGCAAGTCCTGAAATCAAGAATATATGCCGTTACGTTTCGCATGTAAAAGGCGGAAGGGGCGCTGCACGTGACGTTATCGAGCAAGTAATGAAAGTACAAGGAAAATGGATGGAATATTTTAACGGGAAACACGATTAA